The following proteins are co-located in the Bacillus pumilus genome:
- a CDS encoding MgtC/SapB family protein: MFWTIEWDTVLKLAVATLIGLIIGLERELKKKPLGLKTCIVIAVSSCVLTIISIDAAYNFPRVSKLQMDPLRLPAQIISGVGFIGAGVILRKSNDVISGLTTSAMIWGAAGLGVATGAGFYKEAFLSLFFILISVEFLPWLFQRIGPIRLQEKEIRIRMSLSDRNRMTDILKEMKALNIRIHSVRIDDLKEKDYPIMEVRVRVHKDRYTTDVYFDIKDLEGVVGVKCDTV; this comes from the coding sequence ATGTTTTGGACAATTGAATGGGATACTGTCTTAAAATTAGCCGTGGCCACCTTAATCGGGCTGATCATTGGTCTAGAACGCGAGCTTAAGAAAAAGCCGCTCGGCTTAAAAACGTGTATTGTCATTGCTGTCAGCTCCTGCGTATTAACCATCATCAGCATTGATGCAGCCTACAATTTCCCTCGAGTCTCTAAGCTTCAAATGGACCCACTCAGGTTACCGGCGCAAATTATATCTGGTGTTGGTTTTATTGGAGCAGGTGTGATTCTGCGAAAAAGCAATGATGTCATCTCAGGTCTCACGACTTCCGCGATGATCTGGGGAGCAGCAGGACTTGGGGTTGCAACAGGTGCAGGTTTTTATAAAGAAGCCTTCCTCAGTCTTTTCTTTATTCTGATCAGTGTCGAATTTTTACCATGGCTCTTCCAGCGAATCGGGCCGATCCGCCTGCAGGAAAAAGAAATCCGCATCAGGATGTCACTTTCTGATCGAAACCGGATGACAGACATTTTAAAAGAAATGAAAGCACTCAATATTCGCATTCATTCTGTTCGAATTGATGATTTAAAGGAAAAGGACTATCCGATCATGGAAGTACGCGTTCGTGTGCATAAAGACCGATATACAACCGATGTGTACTTTGATATTAAAGATCTAGAAGGCGTTGTTGGCGTGAAGTGTGATACGGTGTAA
- a CDS encoding alkaline phosphatase translates to MGSMDRKNRIFLFTGILAVFALAVIFTSHYVTPASTNAADKKQTKTPKNIIFIVGDGMGMPVIKAYRTFKQEKHSSSKEQTVWDPYLVGMQTTHPDDPRDNITDSAAAATAMATGKKTYNDAIAVNHEKEPLRSVVEAAKEARMKTAFVVSSDITDATPAAFGTHNVSRKNKEQIADHFFDEKINGEHKVDILLGGGMQYFDRKDRDLVQAFKKSGYAILRSKDDLTSQSSKQMLGLFQDDELDRAIDRPKHVPTLKDMTQAALTQLNQDNQHGFFMLLEGSTIDSAGHENDVVGAMSEMEDFEKAVQAALQFAKKDQETLVVITADHATGGFSFGADGMTSETGYKWDPAPILAAKKTPVYMAKKIAGGQSVRDVLHTYIDVSLTEEEISQVEKAAQSGKASTIQLSIQRIFDQRSFTGWTTFAHTGEDVPVYAYGPGKAAFQGWIDNTKQGKNLFQMIESPSAYRP, encoded by the coding sequence ATGGGCTCAATGGATCGTAAAAATCGCATTTTTCTCTTTACTGGTATTCTGGCAGTATTCGCACTAGCTGTCATCTTCACCTCACATTATGTCACTCCCGCATCAACGAATGCAGCAGACAAAAAACAAACAAAGACACCAAAAAACATCATCTTTATCGTTGGTGATGGGATGGGGATGCCCGTGATCAAAGCCTACCGTACATTCAAGCAGGAAAAGCATTCTTCTTCAAAAGAACAGACTGTCTGGGACCCTTATTTAGTCGGGATGCAGACGACACATCCAGATGATCCTCGAGATAATATTACTGATTCAGCTGCCGCAGCCACAGCCATGGCAACCGGAAAAAAAACATACAATGATGCTATCGCCGTCAATCATGAAAAAGAACCTCTTAGAAGCGTCGTTGAAGCAGCAAAGGAAGCACGAATGAAAACAGCCTTTGTCGTCTCATCTGATATCACCGATGCAACACCGGCTGCTTTTGGCACACATAACGTCTCCCGAAAAAACAAAGAACAAATTGCAGACCACTTTTTTGATGAGAAAATCAACGGAGAGCACAAAGTCGATATCCTTCTCGGTGGCGGCATGCAATACTTTGACCGCAAAGACCGTGATCTTGTTCAAGCATTTAAGAAGAGCGGGTATGCCATTCTTCGATCGAAAGATGATTTAACATCTCAATCATCAAAGCAAATGCTCGGCTTATTTCAGGACGATGAGCTAGATCGAGCCATCGACCGTCCGAAGCATGTGCCTACTTTAAAAGACATGACGCAGGCAGCACTGACCCAATTAAATCAGGACAATCAGCATGGCTTTTTTATGCTGCTTGAAGGCAGTACCATTGATTCTGCTGGACATGAAAATGATGTTGTCGGAGCAATGAGTGAGATGGAGGATTTTGAGAAAGCGGTCCAAGCGGCACTTCAATTCGCTAAAAAAGATCAAGAAACCCTCGTGGTCATCACAGCAGATCATGCGACTGGCGGTTTTTCTTTTGGCGCAGATGGTATGACAAGTGAGACCGGCTATAAATGGGACCCAGCGCCCATCCTAGCTGCAAAGAAAACGCCTGTGTATATGGCAAAGAAAATCGCAGGTGGTCAATCAGTACGTGATGTACTTCACACCTATATTGATGTCTCACTCACAGAAGAAGAAATCTCACAGGTAGAAAAAGCGGCACAATCAGGGAAGGCCAGTACGATCCAACTCAGTATTCAACGTATCTTTGATCAGCGTTCTTTCACAGGCTGGACAACCTTTGCCCATACAGGTGAGGATGTCCCTGTCTATGCATACGGGCCAGGTAAAGCAGCATTTCAGGGCTGGATTGATAATACAAAGCAAGGAAAAAACCTGTTTCAAATGATTGAATCGCCATCCGCATATCGCCCATAA
- a CDS encoding phosphotransferase enzyme family protein, translating into MHKDVKAIYDESKILDEATHLYGVQRSDIHFIADAENYVYEMKKDGESFILKITHTIRRSPDYILGEMEWLHHLAKGGLSVAKPIASLNGRDIEQVDDGQGGAFLLRVYEKAPGRKVEEADWNDELFYALGQYTGRMHKLTKSYQLSDPRYKRQEWDEEEQLKLRKYVPADQTLVFEQADRLMEKLAKLPKNQDTYGLVHADLHHGNFHWDQGKITTFDFDDIGYNWFMNDISILLYNVLWYPVIPYEDKAAFAGNFMKQFLKGYREENELGDEWLAYIPDFLRLRHMLIYGLLHQAFDLATLGEEEKAMLAGFRSDIEQAAPITTFDFTKLSQS; encoded by the coding sequence ATGCATAAAGATGTAAAAGCCATATATGACGAATCGAAAATTTTAGATGAGGCAACTCATTTATACGGGGTCCAGCGAAGTGACATCCACTTTATCGCAGATGCAGAAAACTATGTGTATGAAATGAAAAAGGACGGAGAGTCTTTCATTTTAAAAATTACTCATACCATCCGCAGATCACCTGATTATATTTTAGGTGAAATGGAATGGCTGCATCACTTAGCGAAGGGCGGTCTTTCGGTTGCGAAACCAATTGCTTCATTAAATGGCCGTGATATCGAGCAAGTAGACGATGGGCAAGGCGGTGCGTTTTTGCTTCGAGTCTATGAAAAAGCACCAGGCCGAAAAGTTGAAGAGGCAGACTGGAACGATGAATTATTTTATGCCCTTGGACAATATACAGGCCGCATGCACAAGCTGACAAAAAGCTATCAGCTGTCAGACCCACGCTATAAAAGACAAGAGTGGGATGAAGAGGAGCAGCTTAAGCTGCGAAAATATGTACCAGCAGATCAGACGCTTGTGTTCGAACAAGCGGATCGATTAATGGAAAAGCTGGCAAAGCTCCCGAAAAATCAGGATACGTACGGATTGGTTCATGCGGATCTGCATCATGGAAACTTCCACTGGGATCAAGGGAAAATCACGACCTTTGATTTCGATGATATTGGATACAACTGGTTTATGAACGACATCAGCATTTTGCTATACAATGTCTTGTGGTACCCAGTGATTCCATACGAAGACAAAGCTGCTTTTGCAGGGAACTTTATGAAGCAGTTCCTTAAAGGATATCGTGAAGAGAATGAGCTTGGGGATGAGTGGCTCGCCTACATTCCTGACTTCCTTCGCTTACGTCACATGCTGATCTATGGTTTGCTGCATCAAGCCTTTGATTTGGCCACCCTCGGAGAAGAAGAGAAGGCTATGCTCGCTGGCTTCCGCTCCGATATTGAGCAAGCAGCACCTATTACGACGTTTGACTTTACAAAGCTAAGTCAATCTTAA
- the putP gene encoding sodium/proline symporter PutP, whose product MSIEIGISLSIYFIGMLSIGWYAFRKTNDLNDYMLGGRGLGPYVTALSAGASDMSGWMLMGLPGAMYTTGLSSGWLAVGLISGAYLNYLFLAPRLRSYTEVADDAITIPDFFDKRFEDSSTLLKVVSAVIIMIFFTLYTSSGMVSGGRLFESAFGTHYMFGLILTSSIVILYTLFGGFLAVSLTDFVQGAIMFLALVLVPIVAFTQLGGPVATFHDIQQIDPKLLDIFRGTSVIGIISFLAWGLGYFGQPHIIVRFMAITTVKDLKPARRIGMSWMIVSVIGSLSVGLVGVAYVHETSTTLADPETIFIVFSKVLFHPYITGFLLSAILAAIMSSISSQLLVTASAMTEDLYRTFFRRKASDKELVMIGRMSVLVVAIVALCLSLNPSDTILDLVGYAWAGFGSSFGPVILLCLYWKRMNHHGALAGMVVGAVVVLVWISTGLNNTTGLYEMVPGFILSGLTALTVSLFTNKPSKASKKLFTKMENHLEDETK is encoded by the coding sequence ATGAGTATTGAAATTGGAATCTCTTTATCTATTTATTTTATTGGAATGCTTTCTATTGGCTGGTATGCATTTAGAAAAACAAATGACTTAAACGATTATATGTTAGGCGGACGTGGGCTAGGTCCTTATGTGACGGCTCTATCTGCTGGCGCATCTGATATGAGTGGCTGGATGCTTATGGGACTTCCAGGCGCTATGTATACAACTGGTCTTTCATCTGGATGGCTTGCTGTTGGTTTAATTAGTGGGGCTTACTTAAATTATTTATTCTTAGCTCCTCGCTTGCGATCGTATACAGAGGTTGCTGATGATGCGATCACCATTCCAGACTTTTTTGACAAACGATTTGAAGATTCATCTACTTTATTGAAAGTTGTCTCAGCAGTCATCATTATGATTTTCTTTACGCTTTACACCTCATCAGGTATGGTATCAGGCGGACGCTTATTTGAATCAGCGTTTGGAACTCATTATATGTTTGGCTTAATCTTAACCTCTAGTATTGTCATTTTGTATACACTATTCGGCGGCTTTTTGGCAGTTAGTTTAACTGATTTCGTTCAAGGCGCCATTATGTTTTTAGCTTTAGTGCTCGTGCCGATCGTTGCCTTTACTCAATTAGGTGGACCTGTTGCCACGTTCCATGATATTCAACAGATTGACCCTAAATTGCTTGATATTTTTAGAGGAACGAGCGTCATTGGCATTATTTCCTTCCTCGCTTGGGGACTTGGTTACTTTGGACAGCCGCACATTATTGTTCGATTTATGGCGATTACGACTGTAAAAGATTTAAAGCCAGCACGTCGTATCGGTATGAGCTGGATGATTGTGTCTGTCATTGGCTCACTATCTGTCGGTTTAGTCGGTGTAGCTTATGTTCATGAAACAAGCACCACTTTGGCAGACCCTGAAACTATCTTTATTGTGTTTTCTAAAGTGTTATTTCATCCATATATTACTGGATTTTTACTCTCTGCCATTTTAGCTGCGATTATGAGTTCAATTTCTTCTCAGCTGCTTGTCACTGCAAGTGCAATGACAGAGGATTTATACCGTACGTTCTTTAGAAGAAAGGCTTCTGACAAAGAGCTTGTGATGATTGGACGTATGTCTGTACTAGTCGTTGCAATTGTTGCCCTTTGTCTATCTCTAAACCCAAGTGATACCATTCTTGACCTTGTCGGCTATGCTTGGGCTGGATTTGGATCTTCATTCGGACCAGTGATCTTATTGTGTCTATACTGGAAGCGAATGAATCATCATGGCGCTTTAGCCGGAATGGTTGTGGGGGCTGTTGTCGTCCTAGTGTGGATTTCAACAGGCTTGAATAACACAACTGGATTGTACGAAATGGTTCCAGGATTTATTTTAAGTGGTTTGACTGCTCTTACTGTCAGCCTCTTCACGAATAAACCGTCTAAAGCTTCTAAGAAGCTTTTTACCAAAATGGAAAATCATCTTGAAGACGAAACAAAATAA
- a CDS encoding type I polyketide synthase has protein sequence MNDTTNHYHGAEIAVIGLAGRFPGAKNVEEYWENLKKGKETISFFTEEELRREGTDEALLKNPRFVKAKGMLDDVDLFDADFFDYTPKEAAMMDPQFRLFHECVWTALEDAGYDPFEYKGQIGLYTGAGINTEWVMRALQGAAQGEDSKTLEAAVLNMRDYLATMISYKLNLKGPSMVVQTACSTSMVSIHLAVQALLSGDCHMAVAGGVSIRLPQKSGYLYQEGMIHSSDGHCRVFDNKADGTVFGDGAGAVILKNLEDAIEDGDHIYAVIKGSSINNDGNRKVGYTAPSTKGQVSAIKTALRMAEVDPESISYIEAHGTGTTLGDPIEIEALKQAFDTDKKGFCRIGSVKSNVGHLNDASGVAGFIKTVLSLKHQVIPPTIHFETPNEKIEFADSPFVVNTDLTPWGEQAAPRRAGVSSFGIGGTNAHVILEEAPNTRVAADSADDSELLLLSAKTPAALEKMTDRLADYLLQHQQHVRLADVAYTLQTGRHHFPHKRVILGSDTADMLQALNQRSKEVVKTASSQTSSRPVVFLFPGQGSQYVDMGRQLYDKYPVFKEALDQCLEQFKQHVSVDSFSILFSTEVSDDRQLINQTEYTQPLLFSIEYALAKLLIHFGIKPQAMIGHSIGEYTAAAVSGLLSVEDAIDLVSYRGQLISQLPKGSMLSIPLSEQKVLPHLTDDLSLAAVNGPELCVVSGETAAIDALAEKLEAAGHGCRKLHTSHAFHSSMMDDILPSFKEKLAEYRLNAPSIPYISNVTGTWIENEAVQDPAYWADHLRQAVRFRDGAETLLTELDPIFIEVGPGNTLSAFIRQAAKEHHQQPIPLMRHPKEEAADDRYLLGRLGDIWLQGVPVDWTKLRQHKSIQKVSLPTYPFERQRYWIEKVDTSALSSSSGVQMVVPKENKGQEIEENNQGKDAAASDIEATLKRMWKDILGIEKVERDDHFFELGGHSLNATGLISQIHKEFGVELTLTDMFNNPTIEKLQAFIEKAEKHQYFKIEPVEKKDTYPLSAAQRRTFLIHQRIGQVTSYNMPMALRCKGEIDVERFEQTFKQLIDRHETLRTTFELKDGEPVQRVHNEYQFAVEMTEAKEEELEAQIDEFIRPFDLKAAPLIRVRFVKIAADDHLLLVDMHNIVADGASMNIFIKEFTELYRGEALPELTVQYKDYAEWQDQYFRSEMFQKQQNYWKEQVGSNVPTLTMPYDFERKEQSFLGRAIKFNIEPHIVEKIEQLAERFQLTNNVILFQLYGLLLSRYADQEELIVGSLVAGRRHADIEHTIGMFTNFLPIKLDMVQDVSFTEQLAQTKQVLLDAYDHQEYPFDQMVEHLNPKTRPHRNPFFDTMLIYHNEYDPNIKIEADGLTFETHEFAKGISKLDMKMDVVREVTGELKCVLQYNLALFEHETMQAFVKHFQHLVEQAVQAPDQLLKDFTVLSEEEERLAKEKRERAEKKAPLVLTVSSTFTADPVAPYIQYWAKQFDVQLDVQFAPYGQVYQELLNERSLISQKKNGANLLLIRLEDITGPAHLSLEEKKKLASEHAGELANVLKLKTKHNLYFVGILPMSTAFKDTLQDVEQEWIAQLSEMSGVQLIDCRQLAQQYQIEEIFDEKGEQAAHLPFTEAFCGAIGTKVAREIVAWQGAPFKVAAIDCDHTLWRGVVSEDGVEGIEITPEHQMLQRFLKQKQQEGMLLVLSSRNNEEDVWRVFENHPDMILQKEDIVDWRINWESKPDHLKEMADSLNLSLSQFIFLDDDSAQCLRMNEELPEVMTLLLPANEKAIPLFTQHAWAFDRYDVTDEDRGRTMSYQAEKARQKERAESPSMEQFLKDLNLNMSVTEWGEQHLARVAQMSSRINQFRLNDQRFDEQQLRERMENEHVQGWIIEAADRFSHEGIVGAILAHHANETLKIDAWMLSCRALGKGIEQKCLTWLAEYSRQHQLSTIEFTFASTGRNQLFKSFMEEHQMQEIEGQQTYRIQVEEIGSLSDHIQIVNQLSSRQHSAGEIEDHTMKAASHPASEAYTWETVQTDQTLHSGYVKALKVHDEEGLCSLLKTEHTQADGLYVQPTNEREALLLDIWCDILHVEKVGIDNDFFDLGGNSLLAVKMEVEIEKKGWYVDDLNFAEKHTIRELAKYMKRENQHA, from the coding sequence ATGAATGATACAACGAATCACTATCATGGCGCAGAAATTGCTGTTATCGGTCTTGCAGGTCGTTTTCCAGGTGCCAAAAACGTAGAAGAGTACTGGGAGAATCTGAAAAAGGGAAAGGAAACAATCTCCTTTTTTACAGAGGAAGAATTACGGCGTGAAGGTACAGATGAAGCCTTATTGAAAAACCCCCGGTTTGTGAAAGCAAAAGGAATGCTTGATGATGTCGATTTATTTGATGCGGATTTCTTTGACTATACACCAAAGGAAGCGGCTATGATGGACCCGCAGTTCAGACTGTTTCATGAATGTGTTTGGACGGCGCTTGAGGATGCTGGGTACGATCCGTTTGAATATAAAGGTCAAATTGGCCTCTATACAGGTGCAGGAATCAATACAGAATGGGTCATGAGAGCGCTTCAAGGGGCTGCTCAGGGTGAGGACTCGAAAACACTGGAAGCCGCTGTTCTCAATATGCGTGACTATTTGGCGACGATGATTTCATATAAATTAAATCTGAAGGGACCGAGCATGGTGGTGCAAACCGCCTGCTCGACCTCTATGGTGTCAATTCACTTAGCTGTTCAGGCTTTATTAAGCGGAGACTGTCATATGGCAGTTGCAGGCGGCGTGTCCATTCGTCTGCCGCAAAAATCGGGCTATCTGTATCAAGAAGGTATGATCCATTCATCTGATGGACATTGCCGCGTCTTTGATAACAAAGCCGATGGAACCGTTTTTGGTGATGGTGCAGGAGCTGTCATTTTAAAAAATTTAGAGGATGCCATTGAAGACGGGGACCACATTTATGCTGTCATTAAAGGATCTTCTATTAATAATGATGGAAATAGAAAAGTAGGGTATACTGCGCCGAGTACAAAAGGCCAAGTATCAGCGATTAAGACAGCACTTCGAATGGCCGAGGTGGATCCTGAAAGCATTTCTTACATTGAAGCACATGGGACCGGAACAACGCTCGGAGACCCGATCGAAATTGAAGCACTCAAGCAAGCGTTTGATACAGATAAAAAAGGCTTTTGCCGCATTGGTTCTGTGAAATCAAATGTTGGTCATTTGAATGATGCTTCAGGTGTCGCCGGTTTTATTAAAACGGTCTTAAGCTTAAAGCATCAAGTGATTCCGCCGACGATTCATTTCGAGACGCCGAATGAAAAAATTGAATTTGCCGATTCACCTTTCGTTGTGAACACAGACTTGACACCATGGGGCGAGCAGGCAGCTCCTCGCCGGGCAGGTGTAAGCTCATTTGGAATTGGTGGAACAAACGCTCATGTCATTTTAGAAGAAGCACCGAATACACGTGTAGCAGCAGATAGCGCAGATGACAGTGAGCTTCTTTTATTATCTGCAAAAACACCAGCAGCCCTTGAGAAAATGACGGACCGCCTTGCCGACTATTTGCTTCAGCATCAGCAGCATGTCCGTTTAGCGGATGTCGCCTATACGCTCCAAACAGGACGCCATCATTTCCCGCATAAGCGTGTGATTCTTGGAAGTGACACAGCTGACATGTTACAAGCGCTGAATCAAAGGTCAAAAGAGGTGGTCAAGACGGCCAGTTCTCAAACATCGAGCCGGCCTGTCGTCTTTCTTTTCCCAGGCCAAGGATCTCAATATGTGGACATGGGGCGTCAGCTTTATGACAAGTATCCAGTCTTTAAGGAAGCGCTGGATCAATGCTTGGAGCAATTCAAACAGCATGTTTCAGTTGATTCATTCAGCATTTTATTTTCAACAGAAGTAAGTGATGACCGTCAGCTGATCAACCAAACAGAATATACGCAGCCGCTCCTGTTTAGTATTGAATACGCTTTGGCTAAATTGTTGATTCATTTTGGGATAAAGCCGCAGGCGATGATCGGTCACAGTATTGGAGAATACACAGCAGCTGCTGTGTCTGGTTTACTATCTGTAGAAGATGCCATAGATCTCGTGTCTTACCGTGGACAACTCATTAGCCAGCTTCCGAAAGGCTCTATGCTGAGTATTCCTTTGAGTGAACAGAAGGTGCTGCCACATTTGACAGATGATCTTTCACTCGCCGCAGTAAATGGTCCTGAGTTATGTGTGGTGTCAGGCGAGACTGCAGCCATTGATGCACTCGCTGAGAAGCTAGAGGCTGCTGGACATGGGTGCAGAAAGCTTCACACCTCTCATGCCTTCCATTCGAGTATGATGGATGACATCCTCCCATCATTCAAAGAAAAATTAGCAGAGTATCGATTGAATGCACCGTCTATCCCGTATATTTCTAACGTCACGGGTACGTGGATTGAAAATGAAGCGGTGCAAGACCCAGCATACTGGGCCGATCACTTGCGGCAAGCGGTCCGTTTCCGTGATGGGGCAGAGACATTATTAACGGAGCTTGATCCCATTTTCATTGAAGTCGGACCGGGGAATACGTTAAGTGCCTTTATTCGCCAAGCCGCTAAGGAACACCATCAGCAGCCGATTCCATTGATGCGTCACCCGAAAGAAGAGGCAGCAGACGACCGCTACCTGCTGGGCAGGCTGGGTGACATCTGGCTTCAAGGAGTGCCGGTTGACTGGACAAAATTAAGACAACACAAATCAATTCAAAAAGTATCCCTGCCGACCTATCCGTTTGAACGACAACGATATTGGATTGAAAAGGTAGATACATCAGCACTCTCTTCGTCTTCAGGTGTGCAAATGGTGGTGCCGAAGGAAAACAAGGGGCAGGAAATAGAGGAAAACAATCAAGGCAAAGACGCAGCAGCGAGCGACATTGAGGCAACACTAAAGCGGATGTGGAAAGACATTTTAGGAATCGAAAAGGTGGAAAGGGACGATCATTTCTTTGAGCTTGGCGGACATTCGTTAAATGCGACCGGTCTGATTTCTCAAATTCACAAAGAGTTTGGTGTAGAACTTACGCTCACAGACATGTTCAACAATCCGACGATTGAAAAGCTACAAGCATTCATCGAAAAGGCAGAGAAGCATCAATATTTCAAGATTGAACCAGTGGAAAAGAAAGACACGTATCCATTATCTGCTGCTCAAAGACGGACGTTCCTCATTCATCAGCGTATTGGTCAAGTGACCTCATACAACATGCCGATGGCACTAAGATGTAAAGGTGAAATTGACGTCGAGCGTTTTGAGCAGACCTTCAAGCAATTAATTGATCGTCATGAAACCTTGCGAACGACCTTTGAATTAAAAGATGGAGAACCGGTTCAGCGGGTCCATAATGAATACCAGTTTGCTGTTGAAATGACAGAGGCGAAGGAAGAGGAATTAGAAGCACAAATCGATGAATTCATTCGCCCATTTGACTTAAAGGCTGCACCATTGATCCGTGTGCGTTTTGTGAAAATCGCAGCAGATGATCATCTCTTATTAGTTGATATGCATAATATTGTGGCTGATGGTGCGAGCATGAACATCTTTATTAAAGAATTTACTGAGCTTTATCGAGGGGAAGCCTTGCCTGAACTTACTGTTCAATATAAGGATTATGCAGAATGGCAGGATCAGTATTTCCGCAGTGAGATGTTTCAAAAGCAGCAGAATTATTGGAAGGAGCAAGTGGGCTCAAACGTTCCAACCTTGACGATGCCATATGATTTTGAACGGAAGGAACAATCCTTCTTAGGAAGAGCGATCAAATTTAATATTGAACCGCACATCGTCGAAAAAATTGAACAGCTCGCTGAACGATTTCAGCTGACAAACAATGTCATCTTGTTCCAGCTATATGGTCTGCTGCTCTCACGTTATGCCGATCAGGAGGAGCTGATTGTCGGTTCTCTTGTTGCTGGAAGACGTCACGCAGATATTGAACATACAATTGGCATGTTTACGAACTTCCTGCCAATTAAACTAGACATGGTACAAGATGTATCCTTTACAGAGCAATTGGCTCAAACAAAGCAAGTCCTGCTTGATGCTTATGATCATCAAGAATATCCATTTGATCAAATGGTCGAGCATCTAAATCCAAAAACAAGACCGCATCGCAATCCATTCTTTGATACGATGCTCATTTATCATAATGAGTACGATCCAAATATTAAAATTGAAGCGGATGGACTGACCTTTGAAACGCATGAGTTTGCTAAGGGAATTTCCAAGCTCGATATGAAAATGGATGTTGTCAGAGAGGTAACAGGCGAGTTAAAGTGCGTTCTTCAATACAATCTTGCTCTGTTTGAACATGAGACGATGCAAGCTTTCGTGAAACACTTCCAGCACTTGGTCGAACAGGCTGTTCAAGCACCTGATCAATTGCTCAAGGATTTTACTGTGCTTTCAGAGGAAGAAGAACGATTGGCAAAAGAGAAAAGAGAGCGTGCAGAGAAAAAAGCACCACTTGTGCTGACAGTCAGCTCCACGTTTACGGCAGATCCAGTCGCTCCTTACATTCAGTACTGGGCTAAGCAGTTTGATGTGCAGCTCGATGTTCAATTTGCACCGTATGGGCAGGTCTATCAGGAATTGTTAAACGAACGCAGTCTCATCTCACAGAAGAAAAATGGAGCCAACCTTCTACTCATTCGTTTGGAGGATATCACGGGTCCAGCTCATCTATCACTTGAAGAAAAGAAAAAGCTGGCCTCAGAACATGCTGGAGAGCTTGCCAACGTTCTGAAATTAAAAACGAAACATAACCTATATTTTGTTGGCATTTTGCCAATGAGTACTGCTTTTAAAGACACCCTGCAAGACGTGGAACAAGAGTGGATCGCCCAGTTATCTGAGATGAGCGGCGTTCAGTTAATCGACTGCCGCCAGCTTGCTCAGCAATATCAGATTGAAGAGATTTTTGATGAAAAAGGAGAGCAAGCCGCGCATCTCCCATTCACTGAAGCCTTTTGTGGAGCAATTGGTACAAAAGTCGCGCGAGAGATTGTTGCATGGCAAGGTGCACCATTTAAAGTAGCGGCCATTGACTGCGATCATACACTTTGGAGAGGTGTCGTTTCAGAAGACGGCGTGGAAGGCATCGAGATCACGCCAGAACATCAAATGCTCCAGCGCTTTTTAAAACAAAAGCAACAAGAGGGGATGCTGCTTGTCCTAAGCAGCAGGAATAATGAAGAAGATGTGTGGCGTGTGTTTGAAAACCACCCGGATATGATCTTGCAAAAAGAGGATATTGTCGACTGGCGGATCAATTGGGAAAGTAAACCGGACCATCTAAAAGAGATGGCAGATTCACTGAACCTTTCATTATCTCAGTTTATTTTCTTAGATGATGACTCAGCGCAGTGCTTGCGTATGAATGAAGAGCTACCTGAAGTGATGACACTGCTGTTACCTGCTAATGAAAAAGCCATTCCGTTATTTACCCAGCATGCTTGGGCATTTGACCGCTATGATGTCACCGATGAGGATAGAGGGCGGACAATGAGCTATCAGGCTGAAAAAGCGCGTCAAAAAGAGCGAGCAGAGTCGCCGTCAATGGAGCAATTTTTAAAAGATTTGAATTTGAACATGAGCGTAACAGAATGGGGAGAGCAGCACCTTGCCCGGGTGGCTCAGATGAGCAGTCGCATTAACCAATTCCGTTTAAATGATCAGCGCTTTGATGAACAGCAGCTGAGAGAGCGGATGGAGAATGAGCATGTTCAAGGCTGGATCATTGAGGCAGCGGATCGCTTCAGTCATGAAGGGATTGTAGGCGCCATCTTGGCACATCATGCGAATGAAACGTTGAAAATTGATGCATGGATGCTGAGCTGCCGTGCTCTAGGGAAAGGGATTGAGCAAAAATGTCTGACATGGCTCGCTGAATACAGCCGTCAGCACCAACTTTCTACCATTGAATTTACGTTTGCATCTACTGGACGTAATCAGCTATTCAAGTCATTTATGGAAGAGCATCAGATGCAGGAGATTGAGGGTCAGCAAACATATCGAATACAAGTGGAAGAAATCGGTTCATTGAGTGATCACATTCAAATCGTCAATCAACTGTCATCTCGTCAGCACTCAGCTGGAGAAATAGAGGATCACACGATGAAGGCAGCAAGTCATCCCGCTTCGGAAGCTTATACATGGGAAACGGTTCAAACAGATCAAACATTGCACAGCGGCTATGTGAAGGCTCTAAAGGTGCATGATGAAGAAGGTCTTTGTTCATTATTAAAGACGGAACATACGCAGGCTGATGGACTTTACGTACAGCCAACCAATGAACGTGAGGCCTTACTTTTAGACATTTGGTGTGACATTCTTCATGTGGAAAAAGTAGGAATTGACAACGACTTTTTCGATTTAGGAGGAAATTCTTTACTTGCTGTCAAAATGGAAGTAGAGATTGAAAAGAAGGGTTGGTATGTTGATGATTTGAATTTTGCTGAAAAACACACCATTCGCGAATTAGCAAAATATATGAAGAGGGAGAATCAGCATGCATAA